The sequence TTCCATATAACGCCCGTCAAATAAATTGATCATTTCTTTTTGTAATTGTGTGGGAACAAACTCAGGATCAATCGGTCCATTCCAAAAAAGTTCCGTCACACGAATGTCGTTTTTGGTTCCTGGTGGTGGCATTAGTGGACCCAAACTTTCTACAAGTTGTAAAGTGCGTAAGTCCTGATCTGGATAATCAGATGCTTCCACAAGTTCCACATCAATCACATCCCCATCTTGGGTAATGGTATAAGCAACCACAGAAGAATATGGATGAGGAGCTTTGGCCCAGTAGTCCATATAACTTTCTGGGATTCTCATTTTTGCAGAAATATAATTGGAGTAAGTTGGCGGAACTTTTTTACCTTTAATTTTTTTGATATAACCTTTGACCGGGCCATTGTCCGCTACTTTTTCGTTGGAAATCTTTTCGCCCTTCTCTTTGTTTTCCGTTTCATTCCCGGTAACAATTCCCCCATTTAATCCTCTCGTATCATCAGGGACATTGGGATCGATGAAATAGAACTCCATTTTTTCTGGACGAAAGTGATCATTCTTTTGTGAGGACTGTTCTTTCTTTTTACCACGTTGCAAAGTGATCGGGATCAGAAAAACAAGAGAGATCAAAATCAAATGAAAGAGTAAAGAAAGTGGCAAAACATTTCGGAAACCTTTTCGTAGCCCAGGTTTGAAAAAGGGTTCTGACTCACCTACTTTATCTTCTTTAACTCCTAAGTTTTCTAAACTAAACGATTTTTCGAGTAAGTATGAGGAGTAAAAGTAAATTCCCACAAGTGCTAATACAGAAAACCCCGCATAGGCAATGTTTTGTGACGAAATAAAAAAATCTTTATCAGGAACTCCTGGTTTTAATCCAAACCCTGCCAAAAACTGAATCCCAAAAATGGGACTTAAATAGGAAAACACCCAAACGGCAGAAAATAAAAAAAGTAACAAAGTTAAAAATAAAATAGGAAACCCACGCCAATACTCATAAACATAAATATGCCCGAATCCAGGAAGGATATGATCTCGGAATTTTGCTTTTTCTTTGACGATAAGTTCTAATCGGAATGGGAATTTTCCTTGTGAGACAACGGCTGCTTTCCACCTTTCGCGGATACGGATTCCTTCCATATAACGTAGATAAGGTTTTGCAATCAACGAAGGAATTTTGTTTCGATTGAAACTAAACAAAAGGATACAAAGTGAAATCGAATAATTAAAAACAAACTGGTATACATCCACAAGCGGTGCCAACGGAGAAAGTGATTTGTTGGGATGTAATTTTTCAGAAAGGTATTGGAATGCAAAATTGAGAAGAAGGGCAAGAAACAATACTAACAACAAAGTATCAAACTTGGAATCGCGAATTCGCATCTCAGTGCGGATTCTTCCATAAGGATGTTCCGTTTGTAACCTTGCCGTTCGGATGGATTCTCTTTTTTTGTTTCTTTTGTGGCTATGAAAGTAGTTTGTTAGCAGCAAAAGAAAACAGATGACCACAAATCCAAACTTTAGCTGGAGGCCCCGAGAATCCTTTGCCAAAAATTCATTGATGACTGCCTCCCATTCGAGTCCCGACCTGTGCACAA is a genomic window of Leptospira bourretii containing:
- a CDS encoding energy transducer TonB family protein, coding for VHRSGLEWEAVINEFLAKDSRGLQLKFGFVVICFLLLLTNYFHSHKRNKKRESIRTARLQTEHPYGRIRTEMRIRDSKFDTLLLVLFLALLLNFAFQYLSEKLHPNKSLSPLAPLVDVYQFVFNYSISLCILLFSFNRNKIPSLIAKPYLRYMEGIRIRERWKAAVVSQGKFPFRLELIVKEKAKFRDHILPGFGHIYVYEYWRGFPILFLTLLLFLFSAVWVFSYLSPIFGIQFLAGFGLKPGVPDKDFFISSQNIAYAGFSVLALVGIYFYSSYLLEKSFSLENLGVKEDKVGESEPFFKPGLRKGFRNVLPLSLLFHLILISLVFLIPITLQRGKKKEQSSQKNDHFRPEKMEFYFIDPNVPDDTRGLNGGIVTGNETENKEKGEKISNEKVADNGPVKGYIKKIKGKKVPPTYSNYISAKMRIPESYMDYWAKAPHPYSSVVAYTITQDGDVIDVELVEASDYPDQDLRTLQLVESLGPLMPPPGTKNDIRVTELFWNGPIDPEFVPTQLQKEMINLFDGRYMEELPE